Part of the Mariprofundus sp. NF genome is shown below.
GGCAGATGCGGCAGAAGGGCTGACGCATGGTCAGTGAGAGCACAAGAATCAGACCAAACAACAGATCGGCAATAATCGAGAGGATCATATAACCGGTTGATGAGGTATCGATATAGAGCTGGTTAAGCTGCCCTGCAAAGAGTGAGGTCAGTATCCGGCTCGGACAGATCTGGCAGAAGGGATCGCCCAGTTCATGGCCGACAAAACCGAGACCCGAAGCCAGTGGCAAGAGAATCACCAACAGCCCCAGCATCAGCCATTTGGCAGGCCTGATGCGATCCACCAGATTATCATCCAGCGACTCAGTGCGATTCAGCCGCAGCTTCTGACCGATCATACCCAGCACCTCCTGGAAGAAGCCCAGCGGGCAGAGCCAGCCACAGAAAGCCTTATTCAACAAGATGAAAAGAAGAAGGAAGGTTCCCAGGGTTGTCAGGATAGGCAGAAGCAGACTGAGTGTGAATTTTCCGGCCGCAATCGCTGGCCCTAAACCATGTCCGAGCTGATGCTGCAGTGGAATCAACACACAGTAGTCTGCTGTTTTGGCATCATAAGCACAGGAGAGCACCGGAAATGCACCCGACAACTTATCGGCAGAGTAGAAGCCTACAAAGACTGAGCCATAGACAAGAAACAGAAAGGCCAGCAGCTGAACAAATTTGCGGATGACCGATAAATTTTTCCAGATAGGCATTACTTTTTCTCCCTGCGACGACGCTTTCTCAAGGTAATAAAACCACCGATGAACATGCCGCCACCAATGACCGCCAGACCGAGCTCTGTGGACTGCCAGTGCTCAGGATTGATGTGATAGCCATATGAAAAGGTGGTAATATGTCTCTCTGTGCCGACATGATGCTCAGCGGTTAATACAAATTCAGACGGTGGATTTGCCATGCGGCCGGGTTTCTCGTAGGTAAAATCCTCAGGCAGCGGGATAGTCACCAGACCTTCGGTATTGGCTGCAAATTCAGCACTGCTACCATTGCCTGTCTGCATGTGCACCTTCGCTCCGGCAAGCGGCTCACCCTGAAAACGTACGATGAACTGTGCATCTGTATTGGAGTAGTAACGCCAGTGCTCTCGCGCCAATGGAGCTGGTTCTATCTCCAGTGCCGATTTCTCGTGCCCTATCAATAGTGATGGTGACACGCCGGATGGTTTGCCGTTCATATAGATATAACGAACAGCTGACTCATGCAGATCACCCACGCTACGTTTAGCTACCAGCGCATGATAATTGCCGGTGCCCATCGCTTTCACACTGACCCTGCCATGCTCCAGTGTTAATGGTTGAACAACCTTGCTCGGGCTCATCAGTTGGACCTCTGCACCTTCACCAGCATGCAACAGGAACGGTTTGCCTGCATGGCGATCATGGCCACCGTGTCCACCATGACCATGACTCTTCTCTTTCGGAACCGGGGACCAGTGCATCGCTGCCTCTGCGTTGATACTGAAAAGAGCCACGGCAAGCGTGGCCCCTATCCATATTTCCCGCTTCACTTCTTAGCACCCATGGCTTTTTTGCCTGCATAGAGCCTGGATTTCTGCTCATCAGTGAGCAGGCGTGAAGCTTTTACCGAGGCCATCAGGTTGGCTTCGTATTTGGCTGCACGCAGCTCACCCATGCGTTGGCTATAGGCTTTGATATCACTATCTTTCAAGTTGCCGCCGTGCAGTTTGCCACGGAATTCAGCCACTTCGATCTGAGCTTCGGCATGGGCTCTGGCAGCACCGGTTTCGGCCGCCACCAGCAGTTCACCGATCTGTTTGCGCTGCTTATCACTCAAAGCGATGGCATCACCCTTCTTGAGAATCTTGCGAATATAGTCAGGGCTGTTGCCCGGAATGTTATGGTGCCCCGATTTCTTATAACCCGATCCTTTGGCATCACCTTGCACACACTTTTCTGCCTTGGCTCCCTTAAAATCGCAGCTTTCGGACGCACACGGTTTACCACCACAGGCCAGCGCCGGGCTTGAGAGCAGCAGTGCAGTCGCTGCCGCGATAATCAGCTGTTTCATCTGTTTGTTCATATCTTCTCCCTCGGTATGGTTTGATTAAAAGGTTGCTGTAATGCCGGCGGTATAACGACGGCCCGGATTGACCACGATAGAGAGGTCTTCAGCGTTGTAGGTGAAATCGCCATTGCTGTCGTAATAACCGCGTGCGGTGTTGTAAACGGTGCGATCCAGCACGTTATCCATGCGTCCAAACAGTGCCCACTTCACACCGTTATTGGCTCCTGTTGTGAAATCATAGTTGGCCACCAGATCAAACAGAGCATGACCTCCAATCTTCTCCTGATTAATCTCATCGGCAAAATAGGAGGATTGCGCATTCATCTCACCGGTCAGTGTGAATCCTGCAAAGGGCTTAACGCGAGCGGCCAGAAAGACTTTATGCTTGGGGGCACGCGGCACTGTTTTACCGCTATTATTGTAGGTCACGATTCTGCTTGCACCTGGTGCGGGGCTGAAGCGGTTGCCAAGCAGCAGGTTGTAGTTGTCATAGCGGGTAAATTTCGCATCCAGCAGTGTGTAGGCAAGATCCATCGAGAAGAGCTGTTGCTGATCACTTTTCACTGCCAGCTCAACACCGCGATTGCGCATGCCACCGATATTCTGATACTGATCGGTCACACCGGTTGCCGGATTGGCATACTGACCGGCCACATTGAGGATAAAATCCTTACGATCAATCTGGAAGGCAGCGACATCCCACTCCAGCCCGCCGACAATATCGAGCCTGCCGCGCAGACCCACCTCATAGTTGATCGCCCGTTCTGTTTTAAGGTTCGGGTTGGCCGCCACGTTACCGGTCAGACCCGCTGAGCCGGCAAACAGCTGCTGCACAGTCGGTGCCCGGAAACCGGTTGAGACATTAGAGTAGAGCGACACTGAGTCGCTGAAGTCATAGTTGATGCCACCACGGTATGAGCCGACATTAAAGTGTTTGGCCAGCTGCGGGCCGGCGGCCGGAAGATAGGAGTCATAGGTCAGCTTCACATGGTCATAGCGACCATTCATGGTCATGGTCATATCTTTAGTCAGACGGTATTTCAGCTCACCATAACCGGCATACATGCGCTCTTTTGTTTTGTCATCGGTAATCACCGTACCTGCAGTAACACCGGAGAAGGGGCTTGGACTGGCGCGATGGCTCTGCAGAATTGTCACTTTGTTCTTGTAGCTGTTATCGCGCAGATCAACGGCACCCATCCAGCCCAGGCTCTCGCTGCTGCCTCGCCATTCGCCCTTGATGCCACGCTGAACCTGTTTGTAGTCATTACCATTGGCATAGGCATTCACATCGGTCACAACTGCACCTGTTGTGCTGTAACGA
Proteins encoded:
- a CDS encoding 4Fe-4S binding protein — protein: MPIWKNLSVIRKFVQLLAFLFLVYGSVFVGFYSADKLSGAFPVLSCAYDAKTADYCVLIPLQHQLGHGLGPAIAAGKFTLSLLLPILTTLGTFLLLFILLNKAFCGWLCPLGFFQEVLGMIGQKLRLNRTESLDDNLVDRIRPAKWLMLGLLVILLPLASGLGFVGHELGDPFCQICPSRILTSLFAGQLNQLYIDTSSTGYMILSIIADLLFGLILVLSLTMRQPFCRICPLLAMHALFKKVGLVKLVKNYTPRCDKCGLCAKACPMDIREIHTSKEKDILMPDCTLCGRCVEFCPDKGVMALKYAVIPIKVSDPAYFKERNKAQKRWEGKQKPSRRVKKD
- a CDS encoding Spy/CpxP family protein refolding chaperone — protein: MNKQMKQLIIAAATALLLSSPALACGGKPCASESCDFKGAKAEKCVQGDAKGSGYKKSGHHNIPGNSPDYIRKILKKGDAIALSDKQRKQIGELLVAAETGAARAHAEAQIEVAEFRGKLHGGNLKDSDIKAYSQRMGELRAAKYEANLMASVKASRLLTDEQKSRLYAGKKAMGAKK
- a CDS encoding TonB-dependent receptor, with the translated sequence MNPKIKTHVAASLFAMLLLPNMAVAEDMGLMRVDSTTIDDRFESKRGEPSNISVISGNKVEKAHAENIKQILDAIPGVTAELQSQDSLKIHIRGVENQRFMGEKPGVAVVIDGVPVFERTGRVNINMDDIESIKVVKGGASYLFGDDALAGAVIITTKRGAKLAGGQISAEGGSFGSKRGLARAGFATDKVSGHLQVSRREADSYYFQGQYKADYLNGKLQGYLSDSSDLTFGWEVAKRFKDSHGTVTGVTQAAVDPTSVNGRDFARHYNVDLGKFYLTYANDISETSNLMLNIYQFGDHTKFWSSPIRYSTTGAVVTDVNAYANGNDYKQVQRGIKGEWRGSSESLGWMGAVDLRDNSYKNKVTILQSHRASPSPFSGVTAGTVITDDKTKERMYAGYGELKYRLTKDMTMTMNGRYDHVKLTYDSYLPAAGPQLAKHFNVGSYRGGINYDFSDSVSLYSNVSTGFRAPTVQQLFAGSAGLTGNVAANPNLKTERAINYEVGLRGRLDIVGGLEWDVAAFQIDRKDFILNVAGQYANPATGVTDQYQNIGGMRNRGVELAVKSDQQQLFSMDLAYTLLDAKFTRYDNYNLLLGNRFSPAPGASRIVTYNNSGKTVPRAPKHKVFLAARVKPFAGFTLTGEMNAQSSYFADEINQEKIGGHALFDLVANYDFTTGANNGVKWALFGRMDNVLDRTVYNTARGYYDSNGDFTYNAEDLSIVVNPGRRYTAGITATF